A single genomic interval of Nocardia bhagyanarayanae harbors:
- a CDS encoding ABC transporter ATP-binding protein: protein MVVNYGRIQALHGVSLRVAEGELVTLLGANGAGKTTTMRALSGLLPLARGRIKFEGRDITTMKAHERVIGGLIQAPEGRGVFPGMTVQENLDMGCYGRTFAQKAEYQRTLDWVFELFPRLLERRKQVGGTLSGGEQQMLAIGRSLMARPRLLLLDEPSMGLAPMVIQQIFRIIGEINRQGTTVLLVEQNAQQALARSDRAYILETGGVTKTGSGSQLLTDPAVKSAYLGVG from the coding sequence ATGGTCGTCAACTACGGCAGAATCCAGGCCCTGCACGGTGTTTCGCTGCGCGTCGCGGAGGGCGAGCTGGTCACCCTGCTCGGCGCGAACGGCGCGGGCAAGACCACCACCATGCGCGCGCTGTCCGGACTGCTGCCCTTGGCGCGCGGGCGGATCAAGTTCGAGGGCCGCGACATCACCACGATGAAGGCGCACGAACGGGTGATCGGCGGGTTGATCCAGGCACCGGAAGGCCGGGGCGTGTTCCCCGGCATGACGGTGCAGGAAAACCTCGACATGGGCTGCTACGGGCGGACTTTCGCGCAGAAGGCCGAGTACCAGCGAACGCTGGACTGGGTGTTCGAGCTGTTCCCCCGGCTGTTGGAACGGCGCAAACAGGTCGGCGGCACCCTGTCCGGCGGCGAGCAGCAGATGCTCGCCATCGGCCGCTCGCTGATGGCGCGCCCGCGCCTGCTGCTGCTCGACGAGCCGTCGATGGGCTTGGCGCCCATGGTGATTCAGCAGATCTTCCGCATCATCGGGGAGATCAACCGGCAGGGCACCACGGTGCTGCTCGTCGAGCAGAACGCCCAGCAGGCGCTGGCCCGCAGCGACCGCGCCTACATCCTGGAGACCGGCGGCGTCACCAAGACCGGAAGCGGCAGCCAGCTGCTCACCGATCCTGCGGTGAAGTCGGCCTACCTCGGTGTCGGATAA
- a CDS encoding DUF885 domain-containing protein, which produces MDEELLELADRYWDETLAAAPSLATLLGDHRFDDRIEDLSLDAEQRRLESSRDLLGRVDALDPARLSPADRVTHALLRAELATAVEHLAWRPVEMASDQMDGVHAALLTVAPQINAPQPEHAWALVRRHEQLGDMLGTAVDRFRDGLAAGRAPARITIERSLNQLDGYLASDPSTDPFVTFAGPRDWDGEAEWRAELARVAADVIRPAFQRYRAALADELLPAGRPDERSGLCWLGDDGAEIYRSLLRHHTTLPDLGAEEIHELGLSELALLREEYAKIGARLFGTSDLAEIFGRLRDDPGLRYADGAQIMTDAYRCLNAATAEMGNWFGRLPRESCDIVPVPDFLAADAPTAYYFPPAADGSRPGTYFVNQHEPQDRGRFETAAVAFHEAIPGHHLQLTIANELEHLPRFQRQSFANTAFVEGWALYTERLADEMGLYSDDLDRLGMLAGDSWRSCRLVVDTGIHAKGWSRQQAIDFMVANAPVGLTEITVEIDRYIAIPGQAVSYKVGQLEIRKQRALAAERLGEHFDIKAFHDVVLGSGTVSLPVLRELVAAL; this is translated from the coding sequence ATGGACGAGGAGCTGCTCGAACTGGCTGACCGGTACTGGGACGAGACGTTGGCGGCGGCGCCGAGCCTGGCGACCCTGCTCGGCGATCACCGCTTCGACGATCGCATCGAGGATCTCTCGCTCGACGCCGAACAGCGTCGGCTGGAGTCCTCGCGCGATCTGCTCGGCCGGGTCGACGCGCTCGACCCGGCCAGGCTCTCGCCCGCGGATCGGGTGACCCACGCCCTGCTGCGCGCGGAATTGGCTACGGCGGTGGAGCATTTGGCCTGGCGGCCGGTGGAGATGGCGTCCGACCAGATGGACGGCGTCCACGCGGCGCTGCTCACGGTGGCGCCGCAGATCAATGCGCCGCAGCCGGAGCACGCGTGGGCACTGGTGCGGCGGCACGAGCAGCTCGGCGACATGCTCGGCACGGCGGTGGACCGTTTCCGCGACGGCCTGGCCGCGGGCCGGGCCCCGGCTCGGATCACCATCGAGCGTTCGCTCAACCAGCTCGACGGCTATCTGGCCTCGGATCCGTCGACCGATCCGTTCGTCACCTTCGCCGGACCGCGGGACTGGGACGGCGAGGCCGAGTGGCGCGCCGAACTCGCGCGGGTCGCGGCGGACGTGATCCGGCCCGCCTTCCAGCGGTACCGGGCCGCGCTCGCCGACGAACTGCTGCCCGCGGGCAGGCCCGACGAGCGCAGCGGTCTGTGCTGGCTCGGCGACGACGGCGCCGAGATCTACCGCAGCCTGCTGCGCCACCACACGACGCTGCCCGATCTCGGCGCCGAGGAGATCCACGAGCTGGGTCTCTCCGAATTGGCTTTGCTGCGTGAGGAATACGCGAAGATCGGCGCGCGGTTGTTCGGCACCTCCGACCTCGCGGAGATCTTCGGCAGGCTGCGCGACGATCCCGGCCTGCGCTACGCCGACGGCGCGCAGATCATGACCGACGCCTACCGCTGCCTGAACGCCGCGACCGCCGAGATGGGCAACTGGTTCGGCAGGCTGCCCCGGGAATCCTGCGACATCGTGCCGGTGCCGGACTTCCTGGCCGCCGACGCCCCGACGGCCTACTATTTCCCGCCCGCCGCCGACGGCTCGCGTCCGGGAACGTATTTCGTGAATCAGCACGAGCCGCAGGACCGCGGCCGGTTCGAGACCGCGGCCGTGGCGTTCCACGAGGCGATCCCCGGCCATCACCTGCAACTCACCATCGCCAACGAGCTCGAGCACCTGCCGCGCTTCCAGCGCCAGTCCTTCGCCAACACCGCCTTCGTGGAGGGCTGGGCGCTCTACACCGAGCGGCTGGCCGACGAAATGGGTTTGTACTCCGACGATCTCGACCGGCTCGGCATGCTCGCGGGCGATTCCTGGCGTTCCTGCCGCCTGGTGGTGGACACCGGCATCCACGCGAAGGGCTGGAGCAGGCAGCAGGCCATCGACTTCATGGTGGCCAACGCGCCGGTGGGGCTGACCGAGATCACCGTCGAGATCGACCGCTACATCGCGATTCCGGGGCAGGCGGTGTCCTACAAGGTGGGGCAGCTGGAGATTCGCAAGCAGCGGGCGCTGGCCGCCGAGCGGCTGGGGGAGCACTTCGACATCAAGGCTTTCCACGATGTCGTGCTCGGCTCGGGCACGGTGAGCCTGCCGGTGCTCCGGGAGTTGGTCGCCGCGCTGTGA
- a CDS encoding neutral zinc metallopeptidase, with product MNRLLATRIRRRILIALLCGAVALGAAASIAALSGPPADAGTLRTGGLTAATGPGFAGSVGEATDPVRDAAPPIAPAPLAGLPLAGSPHASSARPVYALRDHPLFAQHIGLGRVDCELPEWRDEPEAARVFYRAALGCLNAAWEPTLRGAGLPFRPPRLDAPATVDAVRSACPQDGRPASYCESDETIVIPYAAAREVTADSRRGGQLALLAHEYGHHIQHVVGVLRAYTERRTEVGWQTAAGQEQSRRLELQAGCFAGMFFGINHGRGDIDQRTWDEAADRARAVADRPGAPRLHGADHNVWGWWKWGSDKGDTWECNTWYAEQENVE from the coding sequence ATGAACCGGCTGTTGGCAACCCGCATCCGAAGACGAATCCTCATCGCGCTGCTCTGCGGTGCGGTGGCGCTGGGGGCCGCGGCGAGCATAGCCGCGCTGAGCGGGCCGCCCGCGGACGCGGGCACCCTGCGGACCGGAGGACTCACGGCCGCGACCGGACCCGGTTTCGCCGGATCGGTCGGCGAGGCGACCGATCCCGTGCGCGACGCCGCCCCGCCGATCGCGCCCGCGCCGCTGGCCGGGCTTCCGCTGGCCGGATCGCCGCACGCCTCGTCGGCCCGCCCGGTGTACGCGCTGCGGGACCATCCGCTGTTCGCCCAGCACATCGGATTGGGCCGGGTCGACTGCGAGTTGCCCGAATGGCGCGACGAACCCGAGGCCGCGCGGGTGTTCTACCGCGCCGCGCTCGGCTGTCTCAACGCGGCGTGGGAACCGACGCTGCGCGGCGCCGGACTGCCGTTCCGGCCGCCTCGGTTGGACGCGCCCGCCACGGTCGACGCGGTGCGCAGCGCCTGCCCGCAGGACGGACGGCCCGCGTCGTACTGCGAGTCGGACGAGACGATCGTCATCCCGTACGCCGCCGCGCGGGAGGTCACCGCCGATTCGCGCCGCGGCGGGCAGCTGGCGCTGCTCGCCCACGAATACGGCCACCACATCCAGCACGTGGTCGGAGTGCTGCGCGCCTACACCGAGCGGCGCACCGAGGTGGGCTGGCAGACCGCGGCGGGCCAGGAGCAGAGCAGACGGCTCGAGCTGCAAGCCGGTTGTTTCGCGGGCATGTTCTTCGGCATCAATCACGGCCGCGGCGACATCGATCAGCGGACCTGGGACGAGGCCGCCGACCGGGCGCGCGCCGTGGCCGACCGGCCCGGCGCACCCCGCCTGCACGGCGCCGACCACAACGTGTGGGGCTGGTGGAAGTGGGGCTCCGACAAGGGCGACACCTGGGAGTGCAACACCTGGTACGCCGAGCAGGAGAACGTCGAGTAG
- the polA gene encoding DNA polymerase I, with the protein MSSPSTASRPASATAAASGDRPTLLLLDGHSLAYRAFFALPAENFKTVTGQTTNAVYGFTAMLINLLRDEKPTHIAAAFDVSRKTFRTEAYPEYKANRSQTPDEFRGQVELTKDVLGALGIPVMAIDGFEADDVIATITTQARAEGFRILIVTGDRDSIQLVDDEVTVLYPRKGVSDLTRFTPDEVMAKYGLTPNQYPDYAALRGDPSDNLPGIPGVGEKTAAKWIREYGDLATLVEKVDQVKGKVGDALRANLSSVVLNRQLTEMVKDVPLPYTPDQLAQAPWNREQIHQLFDDLEFRVLRDRLFETLAPPEPEAESGFEISGGSLAVGAVAEWLAAHAKAGVRHGVSVVGTGAPGNGDVKAIAIAAADGESGYIDVTVLTPEDEAALGAWLADAAVFKALHEAKSAGHALRGRGWRIAGLTSDTALAAYLVRPGQRSFNLDDLSLRYLRRELRAETDATPQLSLLDDEDTVDAELAQAEMLRARAVLDLAAALDEELEQIESTALLTDMELPLLGVLSTLEDAGIAVDVPQLETLQRQFADKVSEAAEAAYGVIGKQINLGSPKQLQVVLFDELDMPKTKRTKTGYTTDADALESLFEKTQHPFLEHLLAHRDATRLKVTVDGLLKSVAEDGRIHTTFNQTIAATGRLSSTEPNLQNIPIRTDTGRMIRDTFVVGAGYAELMTADYSQIEMRIMAHLSGDEGLIEAFNSGEDLHSFVASKAFDIPISEVSPELRRRIKAMSYGLAYGLSSYGLSAQLKISTTEAKEQMDIYFSRFGRIRDYLYEVVEQARKVGYTETLFGRRRYLPDLDSSNRQRREAAERMALNAPIQGTAADIIKVAMINVHKAIREAGLRSRMLLQIHDELVFEVAEGEREALEQLAREQMSTAIDLSVPLDVSVGTGRSWDSAAH; encoded by the coding sequence GTGAGCTCACCCTCGACTGCCTCGCGTCCCGCTTCCGCGACCGCCGCCGCTTCCGGCGATCGGCCGACACTGCTGTTGCTGGACGGGCATTCGCTCGCCTACCGCGCGTTCTTCGCGCTACCCGCGGAGAACTTCAAGACGGTCACCGGACAGACCACGAACGCGGTGTACGGGTTCACGGCCATGCTCATCAACCTGCTGCGCGACGAGAAGCCGACCCACATCGCGGCCGCCTTCGACGTGTCGCGCAAGACCTTCCGCACCGAGGCGTATCCGGAGTACAAGGCCAACCGGAGCCAGACGCCGGACGAGTTCCGCGGCCAGGTGGAGCTCACCAAGGACGTGCTCGGCGCGCTCGGCATACCGGTGATGGCGATCGACGGTTTCGAGGCCGACGACGTGATCGCGACCATCACCACGCAGGCGCGGGCCGAGGGCTTCCGTATCCTCATCGTCACCGGCGACCGCGACTCGATCCAGCTGGTCGACGACGAGGTCACGGTGCTGTACCCGCGCAAGGGCGTCAGCGATCTGACCAGGTTCACCCCGGACGAGGTGATGGCCAAATACGGCCTCACCCCGAACCAGTACCCGGACTACGCGGCGCTGCGCGGCGACCCGAGCGACAACCTGCCCGGTATTCCCGGCGTGGGCGAGAAGACCGCGGCCAAGTGGATCCGCGAGTACGGCGACCTGGCTACCCTGGTGGAGAAGGTGGATCAGGTGAAGGGCAAGGTCGGCGACGCGCTGCGCGCCAACCTCAGCAGCGTGGTGCTCAACCGGCAGCTCACCGAGATGGTCAAGGACGTGCCGCTGCCCTACACCCCCGATCAGCTGGCGCAGGCGCCGTGGAATCGCGAGCAGATCCACCAGCTCTTCGACGATCTGGAATTCCGGGTGCTGCGCGACCGGCTGTTCGAGACCCTGGCCCCGCCGGAGCCGGAGGCCGAATCCGGTTTCGAGATCTCCGGTGGCTCGCTCGCCGTCGGCGCGGTCGCCGAATGGCTCGCCGCGCACGCGAAAGCCGGTGTCCGGCACGGTGTCTCGGTAGTCGGCACGGGCGCGCCCGGCAACGGCGACGTGAAGGCGATCGCGATCGCGGCCGCCGACGGCGAGAGCGGCTACATCGACGTCACGGTGCTCACCCCGGAGGACGAGGCGGCGCTCGGTGCCTGGCTCGCCGATGCCGCGGTGTTCAAGGCGCTGCACGAGGCCAAGTCGGCCGGGCACGCGCTGCGCGGCCGTGGCTGGCGGATCGCGGGGCTGACCAGCGACACCGCGCTCGCGGCCTATCTGGTCCGGCCCGGCCAGCGCAGTTTCAACCTCGACGATCTCTCGCTGCGCTACCTGCGCCGCGAGCTGCGCGCCGAGACCGACGCGACGCCCCAGCTCTCGCTGCTCGACGACGAGGACACCGTCGACGCGGAGCTGGCCCAGGCCGAGATGCTGCGCGCCCGCGCGGTGCTCGACCTGGCCGCCGCGCTCGACGAGGAGCTCGAGCAGATCGAGTCCACGGCGCTGCTCACCGACATGGAACTGCCGCTGCTCGGCGTGCTGTCCACCCTCGAGGACGCGGGCATCGCGGTCGACGTCCCGCAGCTGGAGACGCTGCAGCGCCAGTTCGCCGACAAGGTGAGCGAGGCTGCCGAGGCGGCCTACGGGGTGATCGGCAAGCAGATCAACCTCGGTTCGCCCAAGCAGCTGCAGGTGGTGTTGTTCGACGAGCTCGACATGCCGAAGACCAAGCGCACCAAGACCGGATACACCACCGACGCCGACGCGCTGGAATCGCTGTTCGAGAAGACCCAGCATCCGTTCCTCGAGCACCTGCTCGCGCACCGCGACGCGACCCGGCTCAAGGTGACGGTGGACGGCCTGCTGAAGTCCGTCGCCGAGGACGGCCGCATCCACACCACGTTCAACCAGACGATCGCGGCCACCGGACGGCTCTCCTCGACCGAGCCGAACCTGCAGAACATTCCCATCCGCACCGATACCGGACGCATGATCCGCGACACGTTCGTGGTCGGCGCCGGATATGCCGAGCTGATGACCGCCGACTACAGCCAGATCGAGATGCGGATCATGGCGCACCTGTCCGGCGACGAGGGCCTGATCGAGGCGTTCAACTCCGGCGAGGACCTGCACAGCTTCGTCGCGTCCAAGGCCTTCGACATCCCGATCTCCGAGGTGAGCCCGGAACTGCGCAGGCGGATCAAGGCCATGTCGTACGGCCTGGCCTACGGCCTGAGCTCCTACGGCCTCTCGGCGCAGCTGAAGATCAGCACCACCGAGGCGAAGGAGCAGATGGACATCTACTTCTCCCGCTTCGGCCGCATCCGCGACTACCTGTACGAGGTGGTCGAGCAGGCGCGCAAGGTCGGCTACACCGAGACGCTCTTCGGCCGCCGCCGCTACCTGCCCGACCTGGACTCCAGCAACCGGCAGCGCCGCGAGGCCGCCGAGCGGATGGCGCTCAACGCGCCCATCCAGGGCACCGCCGCCGACATCATCAAGGTGGCGATGATCAACGTGCACAAGGCGATTCGCGAGGCGGGCCTGCGCTCGCGGATGCTGCTGCAGATCCACGACGAACTCGTCTTCGAGGTCGCCGAGGGCGAGCGGGAAGCGCTGGAACAGCTGGCGCGCGAACAGATGTCGACGGCGATCGATCTGTCGGTGCCGCTGGACGTATCGGTCGGTACCGGGCGCAGCTGGGATTCCGCCGCGCACTGA
- a CDS encoding TetR/AcrR family transcriptional regulator gives MPITRARAYHHGDLRAELLQRAEATLRESGVDGLSLRQLARDVGVSHAAPTRHFKDKQALLDALAVSGFQQLGAALEQTVASDSFGGRIREMARTYLRFATENSALLALMFARRHSPAAGDAMSEAVDRAFAAPVALIADAQARGEVIAGEPRRIALSAVAALQGLATFVGSGVIARDAADELLEEMTIHMMDGLHPRR, from the coding sequence ATGCCGATCACCCGAGCCCGCGCCTATCACCACGGCGACCTGCGCGCCGAGCTGCTCCAGCGCGCCGAGGCGACGTTGCGGGAATCCGGCGTCGACGGCCTGTCCCTGCGGCAGCTGGCCCGTGATGTCGGCGTCAGCCACGCCGCGCCGACCCGGCATTTCAAGGACAAGCAGGCCTTGCTGGACGCCCTCGCGGTGTCCGGGTTCCAGCAGCTGGGCGCCGCGCTCGAGCAGACCGTGGCGAGCGACTCGTTCGGCGGACGCATCCGCGAGATGGCGCGCACCTACCTGCGCTTCGCGACGGAGAACTCGGCGCTGCTCGCGCTGATGTTCGCGCGCAGGCACAGCCCGGCCGCGGGCGATGCCATGTCCGAGGCGGTGGACCGCGCCTTCGCCGCGCCGGTCGCGCTCATCGCGGACGCGCAGGCGCGCGGCGAGGTCATCGCGGGCGAACCACGACGCATCGCCCTCTCCGCTGTCGCTGCGCTCCAGGGTCTTGCCACGTTCGTCGGCTCCGGTGTGATCGCGCGCGACGCCGCCGACGAGCTACTGGAAGAGATGACCATCCACATGATGGACGGCCTGCATCCACGCCGGTGA
- a CDS encoding DUF3533 domain-containing protein — protein sequence MTVRTFTAPIAVLMVFAALLATMYLGYASNTEKNLHDFPVALVNQDVGDTIDGKPANFGAQVTDGLVAGMPSETVDLRVVGIAEARNQLQNAEVYGAIVIPSDFTKRLAILGAGAVVPGEIERPVITVQTNPRVGPYTTGIMQRIADRALTQVNETVGKNLTDQVNAALANGTPVEMSGAARLSLTDPVQVVTAPYRPIDDGAGQGLVAFFYTLILLLAGFTGAMIIHTLIDSVLGFTPTEFGPWFVHPPATGVSRLRTLLIKWGVIATAAPILSAVFLGVATVLGVPLGNGPLLWLYGTLAIIAVGVTALAVLAAFGTAGLLVNLILFVVLGLPSSAATVPLEATPSYISDLAAFEPMHQIYLAVRAILFFDAHAEAGLGQGIWMTLLGLAIGLVFGALATHLYDRRGLDRAAASNPAPVAIPVAAS from the coding sequence ATGACGGTTCGGACCTTCACCGCCCCGATCGCCGTGTTGATGGTGTTCGCGGCGCTGCTCGCCACCATGTACCTCGGCTACGCCAGCAATACCGAGAAGAACCTGCACGACTTTCCGGTCGCGCTGGTGAATCAGGACGTCGGCGACACGATCGACGGCAAGCCCGCGAACTTCGGCGCCCAGGTCACCGACGGGCTGGTGGCCGGAATGCCTTCGGAGACAGTGGATCTGCGAGTCGTCGGCATCGCCGAGGCGCGCAACCAGTTGCAGAACGCCGAGGTGTACGGCGCCATCGTCATCCCTTCGGACTTCACCAAGCGGCTGGCGATTCTCGGCGCGGGCGCGGTGGTGCCTGGCGAGATCGAGCGACCGGTCATCACCGTGCAGACGAATCCCCGTGTCGGGCCGTATACGACCGGCATCATGCAGCGCATCGCCGACCGCGCGCTGACGCAGGTGAACGAGACCGTCGGCAAGAACCTCACCGACCAGGTGAACGCCGCGCTCGCTAACGGCACTCCGGTCGAGATGAGCGGCGCGGCAAGGCTTTCGCTCACCGATCCGGTGCAGGTCGTCACGGCTCCCTACCGGCCCATAGACGATGGCGCCGGGCAGGGTCTGGTCGCCTTCTTCTACACGCTGATCCTGCTCCTCGCCGGATTCACCGGCGCCATGATCATCCACACGCTCATCGATTCGGTGCTCGGCTTCACGCCGACCGAGTTCGGTCCTTGGTTCGTGCATCCGCCCGCCACCGGCGTCTCGCGGCTGCGAACCTTGCTGATCAAGTGGGGCGTCATCGCCACCGCGGCGCCCATCCTGTCCGCGGTATTCCTCGGCGTCGCGACGGTATTGGGCGTACCGCTCGGCAACGGACCGTTGCTCTGGCTGTACGGCACCTTGGCGATCATCGCCGTCGGCGTCACCGCGCTCGCGGTGCTCGCGGCCTTCGGTACCGCGGGACTGCTGGTGAACCTGATCCTGTTCGTGGTGCTCGGACTGCCCTCCTCGGCCGCCACCGTCCCGCTGGAGGCCACGCCGTCCTACATCTCGGATCTGGCCGCCTTCGAACCCATGCACCAGATCTACCTGGCCGTGCGCGCCATCCTCTTCTTCGACGCGCACGCCGAAGCCGGTCTCGGCCAAGGCATTTGGATGACCCTCCTCGGCTTGGCCATCGGCCTGGTCTTCGGCGCCCTCGCCACCCACCTCTACGACCGCAGGGGCTTGGACCGCGCCGCCGCGTCGAATCCGGCGCCGGTCGCGATCCCCGTCGCGGCGAGCTGA
- a CDS encoding DUF6191 domain-containing protein codes for MGLVAMTIPGLAVLLVALAFIEVLWNRLTGSRLLPWTKRRTGHPLAATGFEEVTAFFQGSKHYEFEQRQTTLMHRETKSDGAPPRDEVDLSTGAARLVRRAP; via the coding sequence ATGGGTCTCGTCGCCATGACCATCCCGGGTCTCGCCGTCCTGCTCGTCGCGCTCGCCTTCATCGAAGTCCTCTGGAATCGCCTCACCGGCAGCCGCCTGCTCCCCTGGACCAAACGCCGCACCGGCCACCCCCTCGCCGCCACCGGCTTCGAAGAGGTGACCGCGTTCTTCCAAGGTTCCAAGCATTACGAGTTCGAACAGCGCCAGACCACCCTCATGCACCGCGAGACCAAGTCCGACGGCGCGCCGCCCCGCGACGAGGTGGACCTGAGCACCGGCGCGGCGCGATTGGTCCGCCGGGCACCGTAG
- a CDS encoding alpha-isopropylmalate synthase regulatory domain-containing protein, with translation MLTLDTKTFIAAAPKGLRAEAAGMTPAEFYDRYCGHTGPVRLSEFAGGHRNAECTATLEFADHLRTVATTGSPVAALTSALYEEGYPVEILQFHQRRTAGGTATFVRCELDGKRGWGAAFADDGAESIVRAMISGINRLGS, from the coding sequence ATGCTCACTCTTGATACGAAGACTTTCATCGCCGCCGCGCCCAAGGGGCTGCGCGCGGAAGCCGCCGGGATGACACCGGCGGAGTTCTACGACCGCTACTGCGGGCACACCGGCCCGGTCCGGCTCAGCGAATTCGCCGGCGGTCACCGCAACGCCGAGTGCACCGCGACGCTCGAGTTCGCCGACCACCTGCGCACGGTGGCCACCACCGGCAGCCCGGTCGCCGCTCTCACCTCGGCCCTCTACGAGGAGGGCTACCCGGTGGAGATCCTGCAGTTCCACCAGCGCCGCACCGCGGGCGGCACCGCGACCTTCGTCCGGTGCGAGCTCGACGGCAAGCGCGGGTGGGGCGCGGCCTTCGCCGACGACGGCGCCGAATCCATCGTCCGCGCAATGATTTCCGGTATCAACCGACTCGGTTCCTGA
- the trxA gene encoding thioredoxin, whose translation MATQTLTQQNFDEVVTGNDVVLVDFWADWCGPCKSFAPTFEKSSENHPDVVHGKVDTEAEQGLAAAANIRSIPTIMAFREGVLVFAQPGALPPAALEDLVTQVKALDMDEVRKQLAEQQSASE comes from the coding sequence ATGGCCACCCAGACGCTGACCCAGCAGAATTTCGATGAGGTAGTCACCGGAAACGACGTGGTACTCGTCGATTTCTGGGCCGATTGGTGCGGTCCGTGCAAGAGTTTCGCGCCGACCTTCGAGAAGTCCTCGGAGAATCACCCCGACGTCGTGCACGGCAAGGTCGACACCGAAGCCGAGCAGGGTCTCGCGGCCGCCGCGAACATCCGCTCCATCCCGACCATCATGGCGTTCCGCGAGGGCGTGCTGGTGTTCGCGCAGCCGGGCGCGCTGCCCCCCGCCGCGCTCGAGGACCTGGTCACCCAGGTGAAGGCCCTCGACATGGACGAGGTCCGCAAGCAGCTCGCCGAGCAGCAGTCCGCTTCCGAGTAG
- a CDS encoding 2'-5' RNA ligase family protein, protein MVQSVELLVDDAAEAEIRRQWTLLAEAGLPSVTPKAIETRRPHITIAVARTIWPRIDHALDQLIFRPFPVRLGGVLVFGARHPILVRLVVPSEQLLTLQRRVYDVVSPCPGAPANLRPDAWTPHITLARRVPVRQLGAAVHAVAADRDFPATIAGIRRWDGDQRREWPVARGR, encoded by the coding sequence ATGGTGCAGTCGGTCGAATTGCTGGTGGACGACGCGGCCGAGGCGGAGATTCGGCGGCAGTGGACGCTGCTCGCGGAGGCCGGGCTGCCCAGCGTCACGCCGAAGGCGATCGAGACCCGCCGGCCGCACATCACGATCGCGGTGGCCAGAACGATCTGGCCGCGCATCGACCACGCACTCGACCAGCTGATCTTCCGCCCGTTCCCCGTGCGGCTCGGCGGCGTGCTGGTGTTCGGCGCGCGACACCCGATCCTCGTCCGGCTGGTGGTGCCCTCCGAGCAGCTGCTCACGCTGCAGAGGCGGGTTTACGACGTCGTGTCGCCGTGCCCTGGCGCGCCCGCGAACCTGCGGCCGGACGCGTGGACGCCGCATATCACGCTGGCCCGGCGGGTACCCGTCCGGCAGCTCGGCGCCGCGGTGCACGCCGTGGCCGCCGACCGGGATTTCCCCGCGACGATCGCGGGTATCCGGCGGTGGGACGGCGACCAACGGCGGGAGTGGCCGGTGGCCCGTGGAAGATAA
- a CDS encoding isocitrate/isopropylmalate dehydrogenase family protein — translation MKRARTAVRLGLIEGDGIGPEVVRATRVVVDEALAAAGAPAVEWVELPMGHRAIDEFGAALPEHTLRGLEELDAWILGPHDNASYPAEHRGAVAPGGAIRKQFGLFANIRPARAFPGVRAAAPDIDLVIVRENSEGFYADRNMFAGSGEFQPSRDMAMAVGVVTRRACELIAHEAFRAASARRKRVTIVHKANVLPMTMGLFRDVCYEVARAYPGVEVDDEHVDATAAHLVRAAGDFDVLVTENLFGDILSDLAGELSGSLGMAASLNCSATRAMAQAVHGAAPTLAGHNRANPVALQLSAAMLLRWLGTRDADAAASDAADRIERAVAATFAAGIATADLGGQVSTAEFTEQVCARVHRR, via the coding sequence GTGAAGCGAGCGAGGACAGCGGTGCGACTGGGGTTGATCGAGGGCGACGGGATCGGTCCCGAGGTGGTGCGCGCGACCAGGGTGGTCGTGGACGAGGCGCTGGCGGCGGCCGGCGCGCCCGCGGTGGAATGGGTGGAGTTGCCGATGGGTCACCGCGCCATCGACGAGTTCGGCGCCGCGCTGCCGGAACATACGCTGCGCGGGCTCGAGGAACTCGACGCGTGGATCCTCGGACCGCACGACAACGCGTCCTATCCGGCCGAGCATCGCGGCGCGGTGGCGCCGGGCGGCGCGATCCGCAAGCAGTTCGGCCTGTTCGCGAACATCCGCCCGGCCCGCGCCTTTCCCGGTGTGCGGGCGGCGGCGCCGGATATCGACCTGGTGATCGTGCGCGAGAACAGCGAGGGGTTCTACGCCGATCGCAATATGTTCGCCGGATCGGGGGAGTTCCAGCCGAGCCGCGACATGGCCATGGCCGTCGGCGTGGTGACCCGGCGGGCCTGCGAGCTGATCGCGCACGAGGCCTTCCGCGCGGCCTCCGCCCGCCGCAAGCGGGTGACCATCGTGCACAAGGCGAACGTGCTGCCGATGACCATGGGCCTGTTCCGCGATGTCTGCTACGAGGTGGCGCGTGCCTATCCCGGCGTCGAGGTGGACGACGAGCACGTGGACGCGACGGCCGCGCATCTGGTCCGCGCCGCGGGCGATTTCGACGTGCTGGTCACCGAGAATCTCTTCGGCGACATCCTGTCCGACTTGGCTGGCGAGTTGAGCGGTTCGCTGGGCATGGCCGCCTCGCTGAACTGTTCGGCTACCCGTGCGATGGCCCAGGCGGTGCACGGCGCCGCGCCGACGCTGGCCGGACACAACCGCGCCAACCCGGTGGCGCTCCAGCTGTCCGCGGCGATGTTGTTGCGCTGGTTGGGAACTCGCGACGCGGACGCCGCGGCGAGCGACGCCGCCGACCGCATCGAACGGGCGGTCGCGGCCACCTTCGCGGCGGGCATCGCGACCGCGGATCTGGGTGGTCAGGTCTCGACGGCGGAGTTCACCGAGCAGGTGTGCGCGCGGGTGCACCGCCGCTGA